Proteins encoded by one window of Simiduia curdlanivorans:
- the purF gene encoding amidophosphoribosyltransferase: MCGIVGIVGKGNVNTQLYDALTMLQHRGQDAAGIVTCDKGRLAQVKANGLVRDVFRTSHMLRLTGTMGIGHVRYPTAGSSGPALAQPFYVNSPYGIALAHNGNLTNADEVSKHVFRADLRHINTDSDSEVLINVFAHELHRLNKLVPEAGDFFTAIEAVHERVKGGYAVVALIADYGVVAFRDPFGIRPLVYGKRDTAHGVEYMVASESVALDTLGFTLVGDVAPGEAIYISSNGDLQRRQCAKNAVLRPCIFEHVYFARPDSIMDGISVYKARLRQGEKLAEKILRERPDHDIDVVVPIPDSSRVAGQALAQTMGVKFREGLVKNRYIGRTFIMPGQQQRKKSVRQKLNTIELEFKGKNVLLVDDSIVRGTTCQQIIQMAREAGANKVYFASAAPAVCYPNVYGIDMPSAKELIAHGHSTEEICKEIGADWLIYQELEDLVAASSEGNPEVTEFDCSVFTGHYVTGDVDELYLTRLDAARNDNAKAGDVKKTVDGDTVIGLHNDMQELG, encoded by the coding sequence ATGTGCGGTATTGTGGGAATAGTTGGTAAAGGCAATGTCAACACGCAACTCTATGATGCGCTGACGATGTTGCAACACAGAGGCCAAGACGCCGCAGGTATTGTCACTTGCGATAAGGGTCGCCTAGCCCAAGTGAAAGCCAATGGCCTAGTGCGCGACGTGTTTCGCACCAGTCACATGTTGCGTTTGACCGGCACCATGGGTATAGGCCATGTGCGCTATCCCACCGCCGGTAGTTCTGGTCCCGCGCTAGCGCAGCCTTTCTACGTCAACTCGCCCTACGGTATTGCCTTGGCCCACAACGGCAACTTGACCAATGCCGACGAGGTGAGCAAACACGTTTTCCGCGCCGATTTACGCCATATCAATACCGATTCCGATTCCGAAGTGTTAATTAACGTTTTCGCCCACGAGTTGCACCGTTTAAACAAGCTGGTGCCTGAGGCCGGCGATTTCTTTACCGCTATTGAGGCGGTGCACGAGCGCGTCAAGGGTGGTTATGCCGTGGTCGCGTTAATTGCAGACTACGGCGTCGTTGCCTTTCGCGATCCCTTCGGCATTCGCCCGCTGGTTTACGGCAAGCGCGACACAGCCCACGGCGTCGAGTACATGGTGGCCTCTGAAAGCGTGGCGCTGGATACCTTAGGTTTTACCTTGGTTGGCGATGTGGCGCCAGGTGAAGCAATTTACATCAGCTCCAATGGCGATTTGCAGCGCCGTCAGTGCGCCAAGAATGCCGTGCTTCGCCCGTGTATTTTCGAGCATGTTTACTTCGCTCGCCCAGACTCCATCATGGACGGCATCTCTGTTTATAAGGCGCGTTTGCGTCAAGGTGAAAAATTAGCCGAGAAAATTTTACGCGAAAGACCCGATCACGACATCGATGTGGTTGTACCTATTCCCGATTCCAGCCGCGTGGCTGGTCAGGCTCTGGCGCAAACCATGGGCGTGAAGTTTCGCGAGGGTTTAGTTAAAAACCGCTATATCGGTCGCACCTTTATTATGCCGGGGCAGCAGCAGCGGAAAAAATCCGTGCGCCAAAAACTCAATACCATCGAGCTAGAGTTTAAAGGTAAAAACGTGCTACTGGTGGATGACTCCATTGTGCGCGGCACAACCTGCCAACAAATTATTCAAATGGCGCGCGAAGCTGGTGCCAACAAAGTCTACTTCGCTTCTGCCGCACCAGCGGTTTGCTACCCGAACGTCTATGGTATTGATATGCCATCGGCCAAGGAGTTAATCGCGCACGGCCACAGCACCGAAGAGATATGTAAAGAAATTGGCGCTGACTGGTTAATTTATCAAGAGCTGGAAGACTTGGTTGCGGCGTCTAGCGAGGGCAACCCAGAGGTGACAGAATTCGATTGTTCGGTATTTACCGGCCACTATGTCACCGGCGATGTGGATGAACTTTATTTGACCCGCCTAGATGCCGCGCGCAATGACAATGCGAAAGCCGGCGATGTGAAGAAGACAGTCGACGGCGATACCGTCATCGGACTACACAACGATATGCAGGAACTTGGCTAA
- a CDS encoding O-succinylhomoserine sulfhydrylase, which produces MSKKDLGSNAYLDQQRAILNEALTDAGLDTLAVRGGHLRSPEGEHTEAMFMTSSYVFDSAAAAAARFSGENPGNVYSRYTNPTVRYFQERMALLEGGEAAVATASGMSAILSTCMALLKAGDHVVCSRSVFGTTNALFTKYLGKLGIETSFVTLTDLDSWRQALKPQTKLLFLETPSNPLCEVADVPAIAALARAQGAKLVVDNCFCSPALQKPLALGADIIVHSATKYLDGQGRCVGGVVVGAQADMDEVLAFVRTAGPTMSAFNAWVFLKGLETLRLRMDAHCASAQKLAEWLAGQSKIEQVYYAGLPNHPGHALAKQQQRGFGGVLSFKVVGDREAAWRFIDATRIFSITANLGDAKTTIVHPATTTHGRLSAEDKAQAGITENLIRLSVGLEDVNDLIADLARGVDAL; this is translated from the coding sequence ATGTCGAAAAAGGATTTGGGGTCTAACGCCTACTTAGATCAGCAGCGAGCAATATTAAACGAAGCGCTAACCGATGCCGGTCTAGATACCTTGGCCGTGCGCGGCGGGCACTTGCGCAGCCCGGAAGGTGAGCACACCGAGGCGATGTTTATGACCTCGAGCTACGTGTTTGACTCGGCGGCAGCGGCAGCGGCGCGCTTTTCCGGTGAAAACCCGGGTAATGTTTACTCGCGCTATACCAATCCCACCGTGCGTTATTTTCAAGAGCGCATGGCGCTGTTAGAAGGTGGCGAGGCGGCGGTAGCTACGGCCTCGGGCATGTCGGCTATTTTGAGCACCTGCATGGCGCTGCTAAAAGCCGGCGACCACGTGGTGTGTTCGCGCAGCGTATTCGGCACAACCAATGCACTGTTTACCAAATACCTTGGCAAGTTGGGGATTGAAACCAGCTTCGTGACTTTGACCGATCTCGATTCTTGGCGTCAGGCGTTAAAGCCGCAGACCAAGTTGCTGTTTTTAGAAACGCCATCCAACCCTTTGTGTGAAGTCGCCGATGTCCCGGCTATTGCCGCCTTGGCGCGCGCACAGGGCGCAAAGTTGGTGGTGGACAACTGCTTTTGTTCGCCCGCACTACAAAAGCCACTCGCTTTGGGCGCGGATATTATCGTGCACTCGGCCACTAAATATTTAGATGGCCAAGGTCGCTGTGTCGGTGGTGTGGTGGTGGGTGCGCAGGCCGATATGGACGAAGTGCTGGCCTTTGTTCGCACGGCAGGCCCAACCATGAGCGCCTTTAACGCTTGGGTGTTTTTAAAGGGTTTAGAAACCCTGCGCTTGCGAATGGATGCCCATTGCGCCAGCGCGCAAAAGCTGGCCGAGTGGTTGGCCGGACAAAGCAAGATTGAGCAGGTTTACTACGCCGGTCTTCCGAACCACCCAGGCCACGCATTAGCGAAGCAGCAGCAGCGTGGCTTTGGTGGGGTCTTGTCCTTTAAGGTGGTGGGCGATAGAGAAGCGGCCTGGCGCTTTATTGATGCCACCCGTATTTTTAGTATTACCGCTAATCTCGGCGATGCTAAAACCACCATCGTGCATCCGGCCACAACCACCCACGGGCGCCTAAGTGCCGAGGATAAGGCGCAGGCAGGCATCACCGAAAATTTGATTCGACTATCGGTTGGGCTGGAAGATGTGAATGACTTAATAGCCGATCTAGCGCGGGGTGTAGATGCCCTTTAA
- a CDS encoding AAA family ATPase, protein MLEPVAGACEQIASVLLGKDEQIKLAVTCLIAKGHLLIEDLPGMGKTTLSHALAQVLGLSYNRIQFTSDLLPADILGISIFNQAESSFTFHPGPVFAQILLADEINRSTPKTQSALLEAMEEGQVTVDGESRPLPDPFFVIATQNPLSQAGTFHLPESQLDRFLMRISLGYPSSEAERALFLGEDSRELLKRLKPSISLAQLKAIRAKIPEVQTSDALLDYLQRLVNHTRTASGFSYGLSPRGALALLRAAKTWALLHKRRYVVPEDLQKMLLPVAAHRVKGAGEQGDHQGLSLIQSTLDAVEVLAG, encoded by the coding sequence ATGCTGGAGCCCGTAGCCGGCGCCTGCGAGCAAATTGCCAGCGTGCTGCTGGGTAAAGACGAGCAGATTAAACTCGCGGTGACCTGCTTAATCGCAAAGGGGCATTTGCTGATCGAAGATCTACCTGGGATGGGCAAAACCACCTTGTCCCACGCCTTGGCGCAGGTGTTAGGTTTATCTTACAACCGCATCCAGTTTACATCGGACTTGTTGCCTGCCGATATTCTCGGCATCTCCATTTTCAATCAAGCCGAGAGCAGCTTTACCTTTCACCCAGGCCCCGTGTTTGCGCAAATTCTGTTGGCCGATGAAATTAACCGCTCCACCCCGAAAACCCAAAGCGCCTTGCTCGAGGCCATGGAAGAGGGGCAGGTGACGGTGGATGGCGAATCGCGTCCGCTGCCCGATCCCTTCTTTGTTATCGCGACCCAAAACCCCCTGTCGCAGGCCGGTACTTTTCATCTACCCGAGTCACAGCTAGATCGCTTTCTCATGCGCATCAGTCTCGGCTACCCCTCGTCAGAGGCCGAGCGCGCGCTTTTTTTGGGTGAAGACAGTCGAGAGCTACTCAAGCGCCTGAAGCCGAGTATCAGTTTGGCGCAGCTCAAGGCCATTCGCGCCAAAATCCCCGAGGTGCAAACCTCCGATGCGCTACTCGATTACCTGCAGCGCTTGGTCAATCACACCCGTACTGCATCGGGCTTCAGCTACGGTCTTTCGCCACGCGGTGCCTTGGCGCTCTTACGCGCGGCAAAAACTTGGGCGCTGTTGCACAAACGTCGCTACGTGGTACCAGAGGACCTGCAAAAAATGTTGCTGCCGGTGGCCGCCCATCGCGTTAAAGGCGCGGGCGAGCAGGGCGACCATCAAGGCCTTAGCCTGATTCAATCCACCTTAGACGCCGTAGAAGTGCTGGCCGGCTAG
- the accD gene encoding acetyl-CoA carboxylase, carboxyltransferase subunit beta has protein sequence MSWLDKIVTNVRKDSKKAESKVPEGLWKKCLKCSAVLYRPELERNLDVCPKCEHHMRIGARRRLDIFLDEQERHEIGADVLPIDRLKFKDIKKYKDRLTQAQKDTGEKDALVAMKGLLKGMPVVAVAFEFAFHGGSMGYVVGERFTRAAQVALKEGIPLVCFSATGGARMQEALISLMQMAKTSAVIERLRMAGVPYISVMTDPVYGGVSASLALLGDINAAEPGSRAGFAGPNIIEQTIRQKLPKGFQRAEFLLEHGAIDMIIPREQMRDRVAGLLAKFTNSKVA, from the coding sequence ATGAGCTGGTTAGACAAAATTGTAACCAACGTACGTAAAGACTCTAAGAAGGCAGAAAGTAAAGTGCCTGAAGGTCTTTGGAAAAAATGTTTAAAGTGTTCCGCGGTGCTTTATCGTCCTGAATTAGAGCGCAATTTGGATGTTTGCCCTAAGTGCGAACACCATATGCGCATCGGTGCGCGCCGGCGCTTGGATATTTTCCTCGATGAGCAAGAGCGCCATGAAATTGGTGCCGACGTGTTGCCGATTGATCGCCTGAAATTTAAAGACATAAAAAAATACAAAGACCGATTGACCCAAGCACAAAAAGATACCGGTGAGAAAGACGCCTTGGTGGCCATGAAAGGTTTGCTTAAAGGTATGCCAGTGGTTGCAGTGGCCTTTGAGTTTGCTTTCCACGGCGGCTCCATGGGCTATGTGGTGGGCGAGCGCTTTACTCGCGCCGCGCAAGTGGCGTTGAAAGAAGGTATCCCGTTGGTGTGTTTCTCCGCCACCGGTGGCGCGCGTATGCAGGAAGCCTTGATCTCGCTGATGCAAATGGCGAAAACCAGTGCTGTTATCGAACGCCTGCGCATGGCCGGTGTACCCTATATTTCTGTGATGACTGACCCGGTGTACGGCGGCGTGTCGGCAAGCTTGGCCTTGCTGGGTGATATTAATGCCGCCGAGCCTGGCTCGCGCGCGGGTTTTGCCGGGCCAAACATCATCGAGCAAACCATTCGGCAGAAATTACCCAAAGGTTTTCAGCGGGCAGAATTTTTGTTGGAGCACGGCGCTATCGACATGATCATTCCGCGCGAGCAAATGCGCGATCGCGTTGCTGGCCTGCTGGCTAAGTTCACTAACTCGAAGGTCGCCTAA
- the folC gene encoding bifunctional tetrahydrofolate synthase/dihydrofolate synthase — protein MRFDNLADWLHWQEQHHPSAIDLGLARVKQVADRLGLTQPCAQRTVITVAGTNGKGSAVATLESLCLANDESVGAYTSPHLLHYNERIRVGGVPVDDGLICRAFAAIDAQAQDISLTYFEFGTLAALWIFNELQLRFWLLEVGLGGRLDAVNIIDADAALITSIALDHQDWLGTDLAAIGREKAGVFRPHQLAVYIDSRIENAVVDVANQLATDLSLVDRDFFLAQEQQRCVLTFGQHQLRFDLPQLPLPSVCAALVAAVKLALPIPTLWLAEVLPALSVAGRFQRVDYQDRQLLLDVAHNPAACTFFLQRVAQLRQLAQASADAVGVAAVKGKTHLVLAMMADKDIDAVLQLLGDEIGHWYFPELKGVGRAAPAELLANKLSAHKPGAAFSVHVDVAEALQAALRNSAGNDSIWVLGSFFTVAAALAWLAQAPTAAEIS, from the coding sequence ATGCGCTTCGATAACCTTGCTGATTGGTTGCATTGGCAAGAGCAACACCACCCAAGTGCCATCGATTTAGGCTTGGCCAGGGTAAAGCAGGTGGCGGATAGGTTGGGGCTTACCCAACCTTGCGCCCAGCGCACTGTCATCACCGTGGCTGGAACCAACGGCAAGGGCAGTGCGGTCGCCACGCTCGAAAGTTTATGTCTCGCCAACGACGAGAGCGTCGGTGCCTACACTTCACCTCATCTGCTCCATTATAACGAGCGCATTCGCGTCGGCGGTGTGCCGGTGGATGATGGTTTAATTTGCCGCGCTTTTGCCGCCATTGATGCCCAAGCTCAGGACATAAGCCTCACTTATTTTGAATTCGGCACACTCGCGGCGCTGTGGATTTTCAATGAGTTACAGCTGCGCTTTTGGCTCTTGGAAGTGGGCTTGGGCGGGCGCCTGGATGCGGTCAATATTATTGATGCCGACGCTGCCCTAATTACCAGTATTGCGCTCGACCACCAGGATTGGTTGGGCACAGATTTAGCCGCCATCGGGCGAGAAAAAGCCGGTGTTTTTCGGCCCCATCAACTGGCGGTTTATATCGATAGCCGGATCGAAAACGCCGTCGTTGACGTGGCAAATCAGCTGGCGACGGATTTATCCCTCGTGGATCGCGATTTCTTCCTTGCGCAAGAGCAACAGCGCTGCGTTTTAACTTTTGGCCAGCACCAGTTGCGCTTCGATTTGCCGCAGTTGCCCTTGCCGAGCGTGTGTGCCGCTTTGGTGGCCGCGGTGAAATTGGCCCTGCCGATTCCCACCTTATGGCTAGCTGAGGTGCTGCCGGCACTGAGTGTTGCCGGGCGCTTTCAGCGCGTCGATTACCAAGATCGACAGCTGTTGTTGGATGTCGCGCACAACCCTGCTGCCTGCACGTTTTTTCTTCAACGCGTGGCGCAGCTTAGGCAGTTGGCGCAAGCTTCGGCGGATGCGGTCGGCGTCGCGGCGGTTAAAGGAAAGACGCACCTGGTGTTAGCCATGATGGCCGACAAAGACATAGACGCGGTGCTGCAGCTCTTAGGCGATGAAATTGGTCATTGGTACTTTCCTGAACTGAAGGGGGTCGGGCGCGCGGCGCCAGCTGAACTGCTCGCCAATAAGTTAAGCGCGCATAAGCCCGGGGCGGCGTTTAGTGTCCATGTGGATGTGGCTGAAGCCCTGCAAGCGGCACTGCGAAATAGTGCGGGCAATGATAGTATCTGGGTCTTGGGCTCATTTTTTACGGTAGCGGCCGCTTTAGCTTGGCTAGCGCAGGCGCCAACGGCGGCTGAAATATCATAA
- a CDS encoding SPOR domain-containing protein, with product MDDSVKQRLVGAVVLASVAVIFFPSLFDEPDNRYIGGQSQIPPTPQITPVQIAPAARPEGIEPAKAPEQMYQMLDEPAEPEVINQPSLAEPVQPALSQPSKPEVRLNEDGVLQGWVLQVASFTELKKAEDLRDRLNKAGHDAFIRPLVNSKGQQVVRVFVGPKADKQAMLALKKTVDQSLKVNSLLREFKP from the coding sequence GTGGATGATAGTGTAAAGCAGCGTTTAGTAGGCGCCGTGGTATTGGCCTCAGTTGCGGTGATTTTCTTCCCGAGTTTGTTTGACGAGCCAGATAACCGCTATATCGGCGGCCAATCGCAGATACCGCCCACACCCCAGATTACCCCGGTGCAAATAGCACCAGCCGCACGCCCCGAGGGCATAGAGCCGGCCAAGGCGCCAGAGCAGATGTATCAAATGCTCGACGAGCCAGCGGAGCCTGAAGTTATTAATCAACCTAGCCTTGCCGAGCCAGTGCAGCCGGCGCTAAGCCAGCCCAGCAAGCCAGAGGTACGGCTGAACGAGGACGGCGTTCTCCAGGGTTGGGTTTTACAGGTGGCCAGTTTTACCGAGCTAAAAAAAGCCGAAGACCTACGCGATCGGCTCAATAAAGCCGGCCACGATGCCTTCATTCGTCCTCTGGTTAATTCCAAGGGGCAGCAGGTGGTACGGGTGTTTGTCGGGCCCAAGGCCGATAAACAGGCCATGCTGGCGCTGAAAAAGACCGTCGATCAAAGCCTTAAGGTGAATTCACTGCTTAGGGAGTTTAAGCCCTAG
- a CDS encoding CvpA family protein — MNWADWMILAILVVSSVISIYRGFVKEALSLAVWVLAIFIAMWFDDKLAPLLSGVSDTPSVVHSLSFALLFVGTLIVGAMVNYLISQLVKMTGLSGTDRLLGMVFGMARGLVVVMALLIWLPHFLPVTEDPWWNESKLIPQFLSFEGWSKQLGDDVSGWFGKLFNAVD; from the coding sequence ATGAATTGGGCTGACTGGATGATCCTTGCGATCCTTGTCGTTTCGAGTGTCATTAGTATCTACCGCGGCTTCGTTAAAGAGGCACTGTCCTTGGCCGTATGGGTCTTGGCGATCTTCATTGCTATGTGGTTCGACGACAAGCTGGCGCCTTTACTCAGCGGTGTGTCAGATACGCCCTCGGTGGTCCACTCTCTGTCTTTTGCATTGCTCTTCGTTGGCACCTTAATTGTGGGCGCCATGGTGAATTACCTTATTAGCCAATTGGTTAAAATGACCGGCCTCAGCGGTACCGACCGTCTCCTGGGCATGGTCTTTGGCATGGCCAGAGGGCTAGTGGTGGTGATGGCACTGTTAATCTGGTTGCCGCATTTTTTGCCGGTTACCGAAGACCCTTGGTGGAATGAGTCTAAACTGATTCCTCAGTTTCTATCTTTCGAAGGTTGGAGCAAGCAGCTAGGCGACGACGTGTCGGGCTGGTTTGGCAAACTATTTAATGCAGTTGATTAG
- the trpA gene encoding tryptophan synthase subunit alpha — protein MNRINACLLQLKEAKKKALVTYIVSGDPVPGATLATMKQLVAEGADILEIGIPFSDPMADGPVIQLGHERALAYNTSLRDTLAMVAEFRKSDQTTPVVLMGYANPIVRMGYKALADAAVSAGVDGFLTVDLPPEEAQEFNQQLKASELENIFLIAPTTQDARIASITGLAGGFLYYVSLKGVTGAGHLDIASVTEKVAQIRAHSNLPLCVGFGIKDADSAKAVAAVADGVVVGSLLVAKMGELADKPADDIAKQVAALIKPIRLALNGL, from the coding sequence ATGAACCGCATTAACGCGTGTTTACTGCAACTCAAAGAGGCGAAGAAAAAAGCCTTAGTCACCTACATTGTCAGCGGTGATCCAGTACCGGGGGCAACACTGGCTACCATGAAACAATTGGTTGCCGAAGGCGCCGATATTTTGGAAATTGGTATCCCATTCTCCGACCCCATGGCTGATGGTCCGGTGATCCAGCTTGGGCACGAGCGCGCATTGGCCTATAACACTAGCCTGCGCGATACCCTCGCCATGGTGGCAGAGTTTCGAAAATCGGATCAAACCACCCCCGTGGTATTAATGGGCTACGCTAACCCCATTGTCCGTATGGGTTACAAAGCGCTTGCGGATGCAGCGGTCAGCGCCGGTGTGGATGGTTTTTTAACCGTTGATTTGCCGCCGGAAGAGGCACAAGAATTTAATCAGCAGTTAAAGGCTAGCGAGCTGGAAAATATCTTTCTGATCGCGCCCACAACGCAAGATGCCCGCATAGCGTCTATTACTGGTTTGGCTGGCGGTTTTCTCTACTACGTGTCGCTTAAGGGCGTCACCGGTGCCGGTCATTTAGATATTGCCTCAGTCACCGAAAAGGTCGCGCAAATTCGCGCGCATTCGAATTTGCCCCTCTGTGTAGGCTTTGGTATCAAAGACGCCGATTCGGCCAAGGCTGTGGCCGCCGTTGCCGATGGTGTGGTAGTGGGAAGTTTGCTGGTCGCTAAAATGGGCGAGCTGGCCGATAAGCCCGCTGACGATATTGCCAAGCAAGTTGCCGCATTAATAAAACCCATTCGCCTCGCGTTGAATGGTTTGTAA